The following are from one region of the Heterodontus francisci isolate sHetFra1 chromosome 34, sHetFra1.hap1, whole genome shotgun sequence genome:
- the LOC137349095 gene encoding cilia- and flagella-associated protein 251-like: MTLQSSFTLCWPVYYLSRLRMQDCLLAADLKGNIVCWSAERGHWPVMNSDYLCYLFSRVIERRDGTLLTVEGPRQTTLTTLAKPHNPSSEEEEEEQEVLDTESEKDSDKQDTESQKESEQKPEKQDKELELESEQDVEPSKEPEEQDKESERDVEPNKESEEQDKELELDSESDEQDKESELDSESDEQDKESELDSESDEQDKESELDSESDEQDKESELESEQDVEPNKEPEEQDKESERDVEPEEQDKELEPNKEPEEQDKELERDVEPEEQDKESERDVEPDKQDKESEPNKEPEEQDKELERDVEPEEQDKESELDSESEREKQNTEFLQDVQPDEQLIVDHTFNIIPWGLDSAETSDTSLWLTVVKESSMTPGGARSMLCADSRGSLWRSDWDPTVVPTEDSIDQEESELSTWSRKQVHSDRVTAVSETNDLIVTASYDRTVRLWDRVSLKQVGLFTCQAPVLCLEANPVSPGVAVCGDSLGNVYFLRWNSRPVNDETCPAPAAE, from the exons ATGACTCTCCAGTCTTCGTTCACCCTCTGTTGGCCCGTCTATTATCTGAGTAGGCTCAGAATGCAGGACTGCCTCCTGGCGGCAGACCTGAAAGGAAACATCGTCTGTTGGAGCGCGGAGAGGGGTCACTGGCCGGTGATGAACAG CGACTACCTCTGTTACCTCTTCTCGCGTGTTATCGAGAGGAGGGACGGAACGCTGCTGACTGTGGAGGGGCCACGACAGACTACGCTCACCACCCTCGCGAAACCTCACAACCCATCCAGCGAG gaggaggaggaagagcaggaggtgCTAGACACTGAATCCGAGAAGGACTCGGACAAGCAGGATACGGAATCCCAGAAAGAGTCAGAGCAAAAGCCGGAGAAGCAGGATAAAGAGTTGGAGCTGGAGTCGGAGCAGGATGTGGAGCCTAGTAAGGAGCCGGAAGAGCAGGATAAAGAGTCGGAGCGGGATGTGGAGCCTAATAAGGAGTCGGAGGAGCAGGATAAAGAGTTGGAGCTGGATTCGGAGTCGGATGAGCAGGATAAAGAGTCGGAGCTGGATTCGGAGTCGGATGAGCAGGATAAAGAGTCGGAGCTGGATTCGGAGTCGGATGAGCAGGATAAAGAATCGGAGCTGGATTCGGAGTCGGATGAGCAGGATAAAGAGTCGGAGCTGGAGTCGGAGCAGGATGTGGAGCCTAATAAGGAGCCAGAGGAGCAGGATAAAGAGTCGGAGCGGGATGTGGAGCCGGAGGAGCAGGATAAAGAGTTGGAGCCTAATAAGGAGCCAGAGGAGCAGGATAAAGAGTTGGAGCGGGATGTGGAGCCGGAGGAGCAGGATAAAGAGTCGGAGCGGGATGTGGAGCCGGATAAGCAGGATAAAGAGTCGGAGCCTAATAAGGAGCCAGAGGAACAGGATAAAGAGTTGGAGCGGGATGTGGAGCCGGAGGAGCAGGATAAAGAGTCGGAGCTGGATTCGGAGTCGGAGCGGGAAAAGCAAAATACAGAATTTTTGCAGGATGTACAACCCGATGAGCAGCTGATAGTGGACCACACCTTTAACATCATCCCCTGGGGCTTGGACAGCGCCGAGACGAGTGACACCTCGCTGTGGTTAACCGTGGTGAAGGAATCGAGCATGACGCCAGGGGGAG CTCGTTCGATGCTCTGTGCCGACTCTCGGGGATCCCTGTGGCGCTCGGATTGGGATCCCACCGTCGTCCCGACAGAGGACTCGATCGATCAAGAGGAGAGCGAGCTTTCCACCTGGAGCCGCAAACAG GTTCACTCTGACAGGGTGACTGCAGTGAGTGAGACGAATGACCTCATTGTGACAGCGTCATATGACCGAACTGTGCGTCTGTGGGATCGAGTGTCCCTGAAACAG GTGGGTCTTTTCACTTGCCAGGCCCCCGTGCTGTGCTTGGAGGCGAATCCAGTTTCCCCTGGGGTGGCAGTCTGCGGCGACTCCTTGGGTAACGTTTACTTCCTGCGCTGGAACAGCCGCCCTGTCAACGATGAAACCTGCCCAGCGCCAGCTGCAGAGTAA